From the genome of Agelaius phoeniceus isolate bAgePho1 chromosome 24, bAgePho1.hap1, whole genome shotgun sequence:
CCTGCTTGGCTCTGCTGacctggggggacatgggggggacacGTGGGgaccccctccctgctgcagaagGGGGGGTGACCCCCCAAAGCTGGGGGGGTGTGGGGGGCTCTAGAGCTACGGGCTATTTACACCCCccgggggggcagggggggcgGGGTGTGCTCACAAGTGTCTCCCCCCCCCTCACCCCCTCCCCGGGGCCATGGGGGGGTCAGGGGTCCCGTGGGGGGAGTGGGGTCCCGTGCCCCCCCCTCAGGAGTCCTTGAGCATGTTGATGCGGGCGTAGATCTTGAGGGCAGGGCCCAGCTTGATGTTCATGGTGCTCATGAGATGATCCTccttgagcagcagcagcgcctgcCCGTCGATCTCCTGTGTCCTGAACTCCTCTGCGATCTCCTGGCAGCCTGTGGGGAGGGGCAGCGTCAGCAAAGCCTCTCACAGACCCCAAAAATACACTCAGGGGCTTCTCCGTGCTTGAATGCCCTGAAAAATCTTATTTAGGGTGTTACATGTAAATGGCTTCCACCAATTATCCTTGAGGTTTATTTGTAAGTCCCCATGCTGCCCCCAAAATATTAATGGGTTTGTGAGTAGAAtccatccccccaaaaaatattGATGGGGTTATCTGTGAGTAAGTCATCccccaaaaatatatttatgggATTATCTGTGTGTAAATCCTACTCAAAAACATATCTATGGGGTTCTCTGTGAATAAATCTCTCCCCAAAACCACAATTTTGGGGTTATCCTTGAGTAGATCACCACAGTGCTGGGTATCTGCGGGTATCTCCCTGTCCATGCCAGGACATTCCTCACCTGGCAGCGAGCGGATGAACTCGTAAACGTCCTCCACGTTCCACTTGCTGGGCTCGCTGGGCAGGAAGCGGTGGCCGAGGCCGGGCAGGTCGCGGTCGGGCAGCTCCATGTcccgcagctccagctcccGCTCCCCCTGCCGGCGCCGCGATGTGGAGGAGCTGGCGGAGATGGGCGACAGCGGCTCCTCGTAGCTGGAGTTGTCCGAGCAGCGGCTGGAATCCTCCTGGCTGTGGTTGAGCTGCAAGGACGCCGTCACCGACCCCGCTGGGACAGaccccgggggctgcgggggcaGTGCTGGCCTCAGCACCTGCCCCGTGTCACCAAAACTCAGGGACAAACCCCAGGCTCAGCACCTGCCCCGTGTCACCAAAACTCAGGGACAAACCCCAGCCTCAGCGCCTACCCCATGTTCCCAAATTCAGGGACAAACCCCAGCCTCAGTGCCCACCCCGTGTCCCCAAAGTCAGGGACAAACCCCAGCCTCAGTGCCCACCCCACACTCCCAAAATTCAGGGACACACCCCAGGCTTGGCATccaccccgtgtccccccatTTGAGACCAAACCCTGGCCTCAGTGCCCACCCCGTGTCCCCATCACTGGGGGTAAATCCTGTGCTCAGTgccccccctgtgcccccaaaGTCAGGGACAAACCCAAGGCTTGGAGCCCGCCCCACATTCCCAAATCTGGGAACAAATCCCAGCCCCGAGGCCAAacccagctggggacaaaccctgtccccagtgcccgccccgtgtccccTCACCTGTTTCTTGCTGTCCTTGCTCAGGGGGGGCAGGGTCCCTTTGCAGCTGCGGCGCCGCCCGTGGGGGGGCCCTCCCGGTTTCTGGAGTTTGCTGCGATCGGGGTGGAAcagccccaccctcttggtgcAGCCCACGTTGTACCTGCACAGAGCCACGGGTCACAGAGGGGTCCCCACTGCACTGGGGGAACTTTGGGGATACCTCTACCCCACCAAACAAGAGGGGaagggtgggttttggggttacCCCAACCCCAAGcaggcagattttggggttacCCCTCCCATGCTGAAGGGATTTTCAGGTTACCTTTACCCTGGCAGGTGATTTCTGGGGCTACCTCTACTCTTGCCAAGTGGGTTTTGGGGTACCTCTACTCCACTGAAGAGGGTCCAAATGGGTTTTGGTGTTATATCTGCTCTGtcaggtgggttttggggttgcCTCTACCCTGCTTGAATGGATTTTGGGGCTACCTCTATCCAGCTGTGGAGGGGCttgtgtggattttggggtcacctCTACCCTACCGTGGAGGGgttgggtgggttttggggctaCCTCTACACAGCAAGGAGGGGTTGGGTGGGTTTTAGGGGTTACCTCTACCCTGCCATGGAGGGatgggtgggttttggggttacCTCTATCCTATCAAGGAGGggctgggtggattttggggttaccTCTACCCCAGcatggaggggctgggtggattttggggttatttctACCACACCAAGGAGGGGTTGGGTGCATTTTGGGGTTACCTCTTGGCACAGGCCATGGAGCAGAAGCGCTTGGAGCGCTTGAACTTGTAGGCGAAGTCAACGCGGCCACAGAGCTCACACTTCAACTTGGGGGGGTTCCCCTCCTCTTTGGATTCTGGGGGGCGTGGAGGGACACCCAGAGAGAGAAACCAGCCAGCTCAGCCGGGGGGGCACTCAGGGGGATccggggggctcaggggggtcccagggccCGGGCGCTACCTTGCAGGTACGGCTCCTCCATGTCCGAGTCGGTGGTGGTGGTGttgtcctgtgctgggagcttgtctggcagcagctcctgtgcataCTGCTTGTGCAGGGCCCCCACCAGCAGCGAGGAGCGGCCCACCTGTGCAACAcacccagctgcacctgtgCCCCAGCGACCCCTGGGCGTGCCCACGGGGCTGCCAGGGCCCATCCCAACCCTCACACCCACGGGGATGTTACCAGCTCTGCACCTCCCTGGGGGCAGGTGGTGACAAGGGCGGGGATTTGGGGTCCAGATATTCTTGGAGTGACCCAATCCTGACCCCTCGAATCCAGGAGCAAGGATAAGGGGAGGAGGGTACGTTACCAGGAATGATTCTATCCCTTCCTGGCTGCTGAAGTGCTCAGTAACACAGGCAAGGGTTTGGGGGTTCATCATTGTCAAAGTGACCCAATCCCACCCCCACTTTCCCAACCCCTCAGCTCCAGGAAGGAGATCAGGTATGTTACTGGAACAGCTCTGTCTCTTCCCAGATGATGGAAATGCTCAGTAAGATGGGTGAGGATGTGGAGGCTCATGATTGTCTGGgcatcccattcccagccccccAAATGCAGGAGCCCTCTCCCCAATTTCCCACATCCAGGAACAAGGACAGGTGGAGGGGGATACATTACTGGGAATggctcagccccttccctgcaCAATAAGGAACTCACAGATGTGAAGATTTGGGGATTCACAGTGGTGTGGTTGCCCCATTCCCaagcccccaaacccagaagcaaggacagggagaggggaaagcaTCACCAGGAATGGTTCTGCCCCTTCCTGGACAATGAATTACAGAATAACGTGTGTAACACCTGGGGGCTCACAATTGTCTGGGTGCCTCATTCCCAACCCCCCAAATCCAGAAGCccccctgtcacacacacacagatccaGGGATAAGGATATGGATGGGTGGATACGTTACCAGAACAGCTCAGCCCCTTCCTGAATGATGAAAAACTCAATAACGTGGGGGAAGATTTGGGGGTTCACAAAGGCCTGGATGCCCATTCCCAACATCCCTCTGTCCCAGAAAGAGGGGATAGGGAGGGGGAGATATCACACCAGGAACATTTTTGCCCTTTTCTCAGTCATGAAGCCCTCAACACATGGgtggaggatttgggggagtGGGGGGGTGATGATTGTTTGGATGCGCCattcccaaaacccccaaattcaggGATAAGGATGCAGAGAGAGATAAACATTAGTGGGAATGATCCTAAATTCAGGAATAAGGATGCAGAGAGAGATATACATTACTGGGAATGGTTCTGCCCCTTCCTGGATGACGTCCTCGATGAAACGGGTGAGGATTTGGGGCTTCACGATGGTGGGTGCTCCACTCCCAACCGCCCAAATTCAGCAACAAGGGCAGGGACATTGGGATCCATTACCGGGAAGGGCTCAGCCCCTTCCCGACTGACAAAACACCCGGTAACGGGATAAACCCACAGGGAGCACcgggagcagctcagccccttcccGGATGACGAAGCaggggatggatttgggggttcACGCCTGACCGTGCCCCCCGTTCCCCccgagcccagccccagcagagcgGGATACGTTACCGGGAAGGGCTCGGCGCCCTCCTGGATGACGAAGCCCTCGATGACGTGCGTGAGGATCTGGGGTTTCACGATGGCCTGGGGCGGTTTGTTCTCACCATTGTGGGGGGCGGCGCCGGCGACGGTGGCGGCAGCGCTGCCGGAGCCCGAGGTCATCCCGGGAATGCGGGGCTGCGCATGGAGGCGctcggggggctctggggacagcggggcaCACGCGGTGAGGGGCGGGCGCTGACGCCGCGCTGACGCGGGGCCGCGATTTCCATACAGCTGGAacggggagcagctgctgccgcTCCCAGCGCCGCCCAGCCGGCCCCGGGGGGTGCCAAAGGGGGGAAAAGGCCCCCAAAATACGCGGAGAAGTCGGGACACAGCCGCAGAGCGCAGGGGGAGCGGGACAGCCCCGGCGCGGCGCTGTGAGGCACCGGCAAGGCCGCGTCTGCCCCGGCGGGGCTCCGTGTACGGCGGAAAGCCCCGATCTGCCCCAGAAAGGCCCCAACAGGGCTCGATCCAACCCGGAAAGCGCCGATCTGCCCCAGCACGGCCCAGTGCGGCCCCGGAGAGGCCCGAACCACCCCCTCAGGCCGCGGCACATCCCGGTACCGCCGCGGCAGGGCCCGATCTGCGCCCGTGAGATCCCAGCGAGCCCCAGCGCACTCGGCaaagccccagcacagccccgcGGGGCCCGCgggccccggcccagcccacCCCGACCCCGCTCCTCTCCAGGCCGCCTCGGGCCGCGCAGGCCCCGGCACCCCCATCACCTTTGtccggcggcggcggaggcTCCCGCTGCCCCCGCCCCTCCCTCGCCCGGGCCGCGGGGCCGgaccggggccgggggcggatGCGGAAGTGAGGTcagagccgccgccgccgccgccccgggccgggcctggCCGCTGCGGTCGGCGCTCACTCACCGGGCGCTCAGGGGGTCGGGGGGGCCATGGCGGGGGgcccgggccggggctgcggcgggagcggcgccgGGAGCGGGGCCAGGGCCGAGCGGGGACaaaggcggcggcgggggcggggcctgccGCGGACACGCCCCCGCGCGCCCATTGGCGGGTGCTGCCGCCGCGCGCGCCCAGAGCCTCGGACACGCCCTCCTCAACAAGGCCCCGCCTCCCGCGCCCCCGCCATCGGGGGCGGAGCCTCGCTCCACAAGGGGCGTGACTGCACAGGCGTGGCCACGCCCCCACCCGGTTGCACCCCCACACAGCCGGGGCGGAGTCTCCAGATGTGGCCACGCCTCCTCTGCACGCGCGCCACAACCGCGCCTACAGAAAGGGGCGTGGTCACGGGCCCGCCCCTCGGGTGCCCTCCGTGCGTCAGGGAGGCGTGCGTGCCCCCCCTAGCGGCAGCGGCGGGAGCCGCACCCGGCccgcagcccagggctgagcgAGCTCCCCTCAGCGCTGCCCTCGCTCCCCTCAGCGCTGCCCTCGCTcccgcagcgctgcccggcCTCACCGGCCCCTGCTGCATCAGGGCTTGCTTGGGGTGCAGCACCCCGCGAGTGGGTGCCTGTgggagcggggcgggcgctTACCGTGCGTGAGGGGCCGCTCGCCCTCGGGGGTGTCGGGGCccgggggggcggcgggcggcgacAGGGCGGGGGGCTGCGGCGGGGCGGCAGGCGGGCTCTCGGCGCTCCTCGGCACGGGCAGCGGGTCCCGGCGGGCGCCCTCGGGGACCCCGAGGGACGGCTGTGGTGGCAGGGACACGTGTGGGGCAGGGTCAGGTGTGCACACACATGGGCAGGGGTAAAGTGTGCACACGCACGTGCAGGGCGCGGGGCAGGTGCGTGTgcgggtggcacagggacatgcACCTGCACGACTGGAGTGTGCACACCCGTGCATGGGTCACACACAAGCATGTGCCTGGAGTGGGCATGCACATGCACACACGTGTGTCACAGATGGGCATGCGTGTCCAGACACACCTGATCTGGCACGCACATGTGTGCAAGGAGCCTGTACACATCCCACAAACACACACGTGCACAGGGCTGGCATGAGTGTCACACACATGCACAGGCCAGACACACATGGGTCAAGCACAGGTGCACACACATGGGCCAGGCAAGCATGTCTGCACTCATGTGCATGGAGCTGAGTGTGCACACACATGCGGGGAGCAGACACATGCACATATACACACATGCATGTGCGTGCATCTGGcaaagctgtgcacacacacacacttgtgTGGG
Proteins encoded in this window:
- the PHC2 gene encoding polyhomeotic-like protein 2 isoform X2, which gives rise to MENEQLPAPAPASSAGGTAPAPASSAATRPPGPQISVYSGIPDRQTVQALHRQPNTAAQYLQQMYAAQQQHLMLQTAALQQQHLTSAQLQSLAAVQQASLAANRQSSSSGGNGTQPAPAQQPTINLATSPAAAQLLNRAQSVGPGASGIAQQAVLLGNTASPALTASQAQMYLRAQMLIFTPTGPVSAVRPESPAPAPPPAPPPAPPPTTPQVHSLALRPAGPHLPALAMKPPGGAPPRAGPPRGPPPDPPAEHLKKAEGHEGRAHALARTTAPAATHPLITPAYAPLQPPQFLQQPPKPMQPQQQQQQQFVIQQQQQQLGPRGQPPSGPPSTPQLQPLPSASPGPGPQPKAGVPQGAGGEGGPPNGHPGCHAAPRKFQHASAVILQLQPAGPTPSLGVPEGARRDPLPVPRSAESPPAAPPQPPALSPPAAPPGPDTPEGERPLTHEPPERLHAQPRIPGMTSGSGSAAATVAGAAPHNGENKPPQAIVKPQILTHVIEGFVIQEGAEPFPVGRSSLLVGALHKQYAQELLPDKLPAQDNTTTTDSDMEEPYLQGVPPRPPESKEEGNPPKLKCELCGRVDFAYKFKRSKRFCSMACAKRYNVGCTKRVGLFHPDRSKLQKPGGPPHGRRRSCKGTLPPLSKDSKKQPPGSVPAGSVTASLQLNHSQEDSSRCSDNSSYEEPLSPISASSSTSRRRQGERELELRDMELPDRDLPGLGHRFLPSEPSKWNVEDVYEFIRSLPGCQEIAEEFRTQEIDGQALLLLKEDHLMSTMNIKLGPALKIYARINMLKDS
- the PHC2 gene encoding polyhomeotic-like protein 2 isoform X1 — encoded protein: MENEQLPAPAPASSAGGTAPAPASSAATRPPGPQISVYSGIPDRQTVQVIQQALHRQPNTAAQYLQQMYAAQQQHLMLQTAALQQQHLTSAQLQSLAAVQQASLAANRQSSSSGGNGTQPAPAQQPTINLATSPAAAQLLNRAQSVGPGASGIAQQAVLLGNTASPALTASQAQMYLRAQMLIFTPTGPVSAVRPESPAPAPPPAPPPAPPPTTPQVHSLALRPAGPHLPALAMKPPGGAPPRAGPPRGPPPDPPAEHLKKAEGHEGRAHALARTTAPAATHPLITPAYAPLQPPQFLQQPPKPMQPQQQQQQQFVIQQQQQQLGPRGQPPSGPPSTPQLQPLPSASPGPGPQPKAGVPQGAGGEGGPPNGHPGCHAAPRKFQHASAVILQLQPAGPTPSLGVPEGARRDPLPVPRSAESPPAAPPQPPALSPPAAPPGPDTPEGERPLTHEPPERLHAQPRIPGMTSGSGSAAATVAGAAPHNGENKPPQAIVKPQILTHVIEGFVIQEGAEPFPVGRSSLLVGALHKQYAQELLPDKLPAQDNTTTTDSDMEEPYLQGVPPRPPESKEEGNPPKLKCELCGRVDFAYKFKRSKRFCSMACAKRYNVGCTKRVGLFHPDRSKLQKPGGPPHGRRRSCKGTLPPLSKDSKKQPPGSVPAGSVTASLQLNHSQEDSSRCSDNSSYEEPLSPISASSSTSRRRQGERELELRDMELPDRDLPGLGHRFLPSEPSKWNVEDVYEFIRSLPGCQEIAEEFRTQEIDGQALLLLKEDHLMSTMNIKLGPALKIYARINMLKDS